The genome window CCCGCAACCGGCGGATCGACGCGTTGCGGCGCGACCGCTCGGCCCTGCTCGACAAGGAAGACCCAAGCCTGAGGCCTGCAGCCCCCGAAGACCAGGACGACGAGCTCGATGCACGACTGCGCGAGGATCGCGTCCGCGAGGCACTTGCCTCGCTTCCGGAGGAACAGGCAGACCTCATTCGTCGCGCATTCTTCTCGGGGTTGTCGCACAGCCAGATCGCCGAGGACACCGGCCTGCCGCTCGGAACCGTAAAATCACGCATTCGCCTCGCCTTTGGCCGGCTGAGACGCATTCTGGAAGACGACGAAGCGATCGACACCGACTGACGCGCAGCCCGCGCGCACCGCAGCAGCGCCCGTGCACCAAGCAAAAGGGCCGCCGGCAGACACCGCGGCCCTTTGTTCATTCAACCAACCTTTTGATTTATCATCGCTTTATGACGAAACGCCAAGAATTCGGCAGATCTCGTCGAGCTGTTCGAGGGACGCATAGCGGATCTTGAGTTCGCCTGTGCCCTTGTCCTGCTTGTGCGCGATGGCGATCTTCAGACCGAGCGTATCGGTCAGCCGCTTTTCGAGCGCGCGCGTGTCGGCGTCCTTCTCGGCCTTTTCCGCCTTGCCCTTCGGCCCGGCCTTCTTGGCAAAGGCATCCGGGTCCTGCGCCAGCCGCTCGGCCTCGCGAACGTTCAGTCCCTTTTCGAGGATAAGCTCGGCCAGTGCGGCGGGATCTTCCGCCGTGATCAGCGCACGCGCGTGACCAGCGGTTAAAAGACCCTCGGCAAGGTAGTCCTTGACCGGATTGGGGAGCTTGAGAAGACGCAGCGTGTTGGCCACATGGCTGCGGCTCTTGCCGATGACCTTCGCCAGTTCGCTTTGGCTGTAGGAGAACTCCTGGACGAGCTGATCGTAGCCAAGACCCTCCTCGATCGGATTGAGATCGGCGCGCTGGACGTTCTCGATGATCGCCAGTTCCAGCGCTTCCTGATCGGTGACATCGCGCACCACCACGGGCACGACATGCAGTCCGGCCCGCTGTGCCGCCCGCCAGCGACGCTCGCCGGCGATAATCTCATACGCATTCTCGCGACTGGACACCGGTCGCACGAGGAGGGGCTGGACGATGCCCTTCTCGCGGATGGAGGAGGTAAGATCATCGAGATCCGCCTCGGTAAAGCTCTTGCGCGGGTTGCGCGGGTTGGCGGTCAGGAACTCGATCGGCACACGGCGCGTGTCGCGCGGCGGACGCGGATCCGCGGGCGGCTCGGTCCCCACCTCCCCGATCAGCGCGGCCAGACCCCGCCCGAGCCGCTTCTTCTTTCCACCGTCGTCGTCAGCCATTTCGCTCACTCGTCACCCATGCGCGGTTGCGCTTGTTGTATTTGACCATTTCATTCGTCGCATCGTTGCGCATCCGAATCGGACGCCCCGCATGGCAACCCTCTTACGCGGCCACACCGCGCAAGGCCCGCTCCCGCTGGATGATCTCAGACGCCAGCCGCAGATAGGCCTGACTGCCCGAACATTTCAAATCGTAGAGCAACGCCGGCTTGCCGTAGGATGGCGCTTCCGACACCCGTACATTGCGCGGGATGATCGTCTCATAGACCGCATCCCCCATCGTCTCGCGCACATCCGCGACCACCTGGTTGGAGAGATTGTTGCGGCTGTCGAACATCGTCAGCACGATGCCGTGAATGGACAGTTCCGGGTTCAGCGCCGCCTTCACCTGCTCGACCGTGCTCAGCAACTGGCTGAGACCCTCCAGCGCGAAAAACTCGCACTGCAGCGGCACCAGGATCGAATGGGACGCGGACAGGGCATTGATCGTCAAAAGGTTCAACGAAGGCGGGCAGTCGATCAGCACATAGCTGAAATCAAATCCGCCATCACCCCGTTCACCATGGGCCATCTCGGACACCGCCGAGCGGAGACGATGCGCCCGGTCGGTCCGCGATGCGATTTCCAGTTCGACACCCAGAAGATCCATCGTCGAGGGCGCCACCCACAGACGCGGCACCGCCGTGTCCTGAATCGTTTCGGCAAGGGAACACTCGCCTGTCAGAACATCGTAGGTCGAAAGATCCCGCGCCCGACGATCGATGCCGAGACCCGTGGACGCATTGCCCTGGGGATCGAGATCGACCACAAGCACGCGCTCGCCGATCGCGGCAAGCGCCGTTCCAAGATTGATGGCGGTCGTCGTCTTGCCGACCCCGCCCTTCTGATTGGCCAGCGCCAGAACGCGCGGCGATTGAGGAAGCATGCTCATCCGGGTCTAACCTTTCCCTGTCGCGCCGCAGGGCCGGATCCGCTTGAGTATCAAGAGCCGGCTGTCGGGGTCGATAAGGCTGTTCTGTTCTACCATGTCGAAGTCCCAGGCGTCAGACGCTTGCGTGACCTCATCGCGAAAATTTTTCCCCTTGTGGAAAATTGCCAGCGCGCCGTGGCGCACGAAAGGCTCGGCGAAGCCGCACAAACCCGACAGATCCGCCAGAGCCCGCGCCGACACGGCCTGAATCGGGGAGGATCCGGAAGATGCCAACTCTTCCGCCACGGCTTCGATGCGGTCGGCATGCACCGTCGCGGGACATCCGGTTTCCCGGATCACCGCACGAAGAAAGGCGACCTTGCGCTGATTGCTTTCCACAAGGTGCACATGACCGCGGCCAGCGCTCTCCGCATTCTGCATCAGGGTGATCGCCGTCACCAACCCGGGAAACCCGGCGCCGCTGCCGAGATCGACCCACTGTCGCGCACCCTCGGCCGCCTTGAGCACCTGGAGACTGTCGGCCACATGTCGGCGCCAGACGTCCGGCAATGTGGAGGGCGCAACGAGATTCTGGGCCTTTTGCCAGCGCATCAGGAGATCGACGTAGATCCTCAGTCGCTCTTCTGTTTCACGTGAAACGGGGAAAACATCGTGGAGAACCTGGGGACTGTCTGTGACAGACACGTCTGCGGGTCGGCTCATGCCGCCGCTCCCGGCCGATCCGCGCGTCGCCGGACATGCGACAAGAGCAGGCTCAGCGCCGCCGGCGTCACCCCGTCGATCCGCGCGGCCTGGCCGAGGGTTTCCGGACGCACGGCATCAAGTTTCTGCCGCGCCTCGTTGGACAGCCCGCGCACGGCGGCATAGTCCAGATCCTCCGGCAACACCAGGGCCTCGTCCCGGCGAAGCGCGTCGATGTCCGCCGCCTGTCGCTGGAGATAAACCGCATAGAGCGCGTCGATCGCGACCTGCTCGGCGCTTGTTCGGTTCAGAGCCGCGATCTCGTCCGGCCACAAAGCCGCCAGCCGGTCGAGATCAATATCGGGATAGGACAGCAGCTCGAAAGCGGAGCGGCGCACGCCGTCCTGATTAATCGGCAGGCCGGCCCGGCGTCCAACCTCGGGCGTGGCAGTCAACCCTTCGAGGACCGCGCGGGTCTCGGCAAGAGACGCGCATTTCGTTTCGAAAGCGACTCGACGCAGCGCACCGACACACCCGAGCTCGAGGCCGAGCGGGGTCAGACGCTGATCGGCATTGTCGGCCCTCAGCGACAGACGGTATTCGGCGCGCGAAGTGAACATCCGATACGGTTCCGAAACCCCGCAAGTGACGAGATCGTCGATCATCACACCGATATAGCCCTGGTCGCGACCGAAGACGATTTCCGCACCGCCACCCACGGCCCGCGCGGCATTCAGCCCCGCGACGAGCCCTTGCGCCGCCGCCTCCTCATATCCGGTGGTGCCATTGATCTGGCCTGCGAGGAAGAAACCGGCGACCCGCCGGGTTTCAAGTGTCCGGCGCAATTCGCGCGGATCGATGTGATCGTATTCGATGGCATAGCCGGACTTGATCACCGACACGTTTTCCAGACCCGGAATGGTCTTGAGGAACGCGAGCTGCACATCCTCCGGCAATGAAGTCGAAATCCCGTTCGGATAGACCGTGTGATCATCCAGCCCTTCCGGCTCCAGAAAGATCTGGTGCCCGTCGCGGTCGGCAAAGCGCACGACCTTGTCCTCGATGGACGGGCAATACCGCGGCCCCTGCCCGCTGATATGGCCGGCGTACATCGCGGAGCGCCCGAGGTTCGCCCGGATGATCTCATGCGTTTCCGGCGTCGTGCGGGTGATGTGGCAGGAGATCTGCGGTGTCTCGATGGCGCCCGTCAAGGTGGAGAATGGTTCCGGCTCCGAATCGCCCTTTTGCTCATCGAGCCCCGACCAGTCGATGCTTCGGCCATCGATCCGCGCCGGCGTGCCTGTCTTCAATCGACCAAGCTCGAAGCCGTGCTCGAGCAGCGACGCCGCAAGCCGTCGCGCCGGCGGATCGCCCGCTCGCCCGGCCGGGATCTTGCGGTCGCCGATATGGATTACACCACGCAGGAAGGTTCCCGTGGTCAGGACGACGGCGCCGGCGGACAGCTCCGACCCGTCGGCGAGCCGCACACCCGTCACTCGGCCATCGGACACCAGAAGCTCGGCCGCTTCACCCTCGATGACCTCGAGATTGTCCGTCTCGCGGATCGCGTCCTGCATCGCGGCTCGATAGAGCGCCCGGTCGGCCTGGGCACGGGGCCCGCGGACCGCCGGACCCTTGCGCCGGTTGAGCATGCGGAACTGAATGCCCGCCTTGTCCGCGACCCGCCCCATCAGCCCGTCGAGCGCATCGACCTCACGCACCAAGTGGCCCTTGCCCAGGCCGCCAATCGCCGGATTGCAGGACATCACGCCGACGGTCGCAAAGCTGTGGGTCACCAACGCAGTGCGCGCGCCCATGCGCGCGCTGGCCGCCGCAGCCTCGCAGCCTGCGTGACCGCCACCGATCACGATCACATCCAGACCCGGAACGGCCTGCTGCGATCCCTTCGAACGCATCGCGTCCGCCATTGTCACGTCTCCGATTGCACGGGATGAAGGTGGCCGCCCCTACGGCGTTCACATCACCCTGCTGTCGACCTTGAAGCGATTCCCCGCCCGTTAGAACCGCGGGTCAAGGATGATATCGATGAGCCCCCGATCGCACCGGCGACTAGCCGACCACGAGCGGGCCCCGAAAAACCGCCGACCGCAGAATTCCGTCCCTGATATCCAATCCCCACGGTGCGGTCAAAACAACTTCCGCCAAGTCAGGCCAAAACGACAGCGCAAATATCAGGCTAAATCGACCGGTCACCAGTCTCTGGTCGGGCGTTTGGGTGCGAACACGCGCATCGTTTCGGATGAGTCTTCATTACGGTTTAGAATCGACCTCGATTTTCCGCTGTTTCACGTGAAACGCTCGTTTACTTGCCGATACAAAATTCCGCGAAAATCACATCCAGAAGATCCTCAACCCCGACCCGTCCCGAAATACGTCCGAGTGCATCCGCAGCCGATCTGAGATCCTCGGCGCGCAGTTCGAGCGGTCGATCGGCAGATATCGCCGCCGAAAGCGATTCCCGCGCAACGGCTATCCAGCCACGATGCCGATCCCGCGTGGCCACGGGGTCGGATGACGTTCCGGCGGTGTCACGGGCAAATGAGCCGAGCGACGAAATCAGGGACACCAGCCCGGCCCCCGTTCGCGCCGAAACCCGAAACAAGGAGGCATCGTCATCCTGGATCGCCGCGGACGGTTCCTGCCGCGCAAGGTCGACCTTCGTTTCGATCGTCCAGACAGGCGCAGCCATGTCAGGTGCCGCGTCGCCCTCCTGGTCGGCTTCGTCAGGATCGATCAGCCACAAAACAAGATCGGCATCGGCGGCGCGTTGCAGCGCACGGCGTATCCCCTCGCGCTCGACCTCCCCCTCGGCCTCGCGAATTCCGGCTGTATCGATCAACGTCACGGGATAGCCGGCCAGATCGAGGTGCACCTCGATCACGTCCCGCGTGGTTCCGGCTTCTTCGGTAACGATGGCGACATCGCGCTGCGCGATCGCATTGAGCAGGCTCGACTTGCCGGAGTTGGGCCGACCCAGCAAGGCAACCTGGATGCCCGACCGCAACCGCTCCGCTCCACGAGAGCGGGCGACATGCGCATCGATTTCGTCACGCAATCCTTCGGCCTCCGGCCAGATACGATCCGCAACACTGCCTGGCACATCGTCTTCGTCAGCAAAGTCGAAATCGGCCTCGATCATGGCACGCATCCGAATCAATCGGCGACGCCAGTCGTCATAGACGGCACCCAGCGCTCCGCCCATCTGGGAGACAGCCTGGCGCCGTTGCGCCTCGGTCTCCGCATGTATGAGATCGGCAAGCCCTTCCGCTTCCAGCAAGTCCAACCGGTCGTTGTCGAACGCGCGGCGGGTAAACTCCCCCGCTTCCGCCGCCCGGTAGCCTGGAAGGCGTCCAAGCACCCTCAGCAGTGCGGCCACGACCGCCCGTCCGCCGTGGCACTGGATCTCCGCGACATCCTCTCCGGTAAAGCTCGCAGGACCGGGAAACCACAGCACAAGGCTTGCGTCGATAAGCTCTCCGGTTTCGGGATCATGCAGCCGGGCAAGCGTTGCCTTTCGCGGTTCCGGGAGCCGCCCCATCATCGTTTCGAAGGCGACTCGAGCGTCGCGCCCCGAGACCCGCAGGACCGCGACGCCCGTCGGCAGTCCGCCGCTCGACAAGGCGTAGACCGTGTCCCGCTGCATGCCGTGACCCCTCTGCGCTATCTCTGTCATCAGTGTCCGTTTTCCCTCCGCGAAACCCGCGGTTTCGAAGCTGACTGCACGGCACCGCACGGGATCACCGCCTCCCGGCTTGTTCCTTCGCGCGCGTACGTTACCTTCATGCAGATGGACGGGACGGACCGAGATGTCATCGCCCGTCGCGACCACCTCATTACCGGGAACCCTCATGACCGACAACCGCCTTGCCAATGCCACAAGCCCGTACCTGCTCCAGCACAAGGACAATCCGGTTGCCTGGCGGCCCTGGGGCCCGGAGGCCCTTGCCGAGGCGCGCGATGGCGGCAAGCCGATCTTGCTGTCGGTCGGTTACGCCGCCTGCCACTGGTGCCATGTCATGGCGCATGAAAGTTTCGAGGACCCGGACATCGCGGAAGCAATGAACACCCTCTTCGTCAACATCAAGGTCGACCGCGAGGAACGTCCGGACATCGACCAGATCTACATGAGCGCGCTCCATGCGCTTGGGGAACAGGGCGGCTGGCCGCTGACCATGTTCTTGACCAGCGAAGCGGAGCCGTTCTGGGGCGGCACATATTTTCCGAAGACAGCCCGTTGGGGCAGACCCGGTTTTGGCGATGTTCTCGAGGCCGTGTCGAAAGCCTATCAATCGGATCGCGACCGAATCGACCAGAACTGCGACAGCCTGATGGCGCATCTGCGGGCCACCGCCAACGGATCCGGCTTGGAATCCGGCGGTCAAGCCTTACCACGCGGCCTTGCGACAACCGCGGGTTTGAAGCTTGCGGAGCTAACTGACCCGGTCAATGGCGGGACCAAGGGCGCCCCGAAATTCCCCCAGGCAAGCGTGATGGAGCTGATTTGGCGTGCGAGCCTGCGCTCGGGCAACGCCGATGCGCGCGCCGCCTGCATCCTCTCACTGGAACGCATGAGCAACGGCGGGATCTACGATCACATCGGCGGCGGCCTCTCGCGCTATTCCGTCGACCAGCGTTGGCTCGTTCCCCATTTTGAAAAGATGCTCTACGACAACGCGCAATATCTGTCGCATCTGGCCCTGGTCGGGAGCGCAGATCCCGATCCGGATCATGCCGCATTGTTCCGCCGGCGAATCGACGAGACCGCAGCCTGGATTGAACGGGAAATGGGGGTCGAGGGTGCTTATGCCGCAAGCCTCGATGCCGACACCGAAGGCGAGGAAGGCAAGACTTATGTCTGGACCCCGGGCCAGGTCGCGAACGTTCTCGGAAAAGCCGATGCCGTTGCCTTCAACCGTGTCTACGACATTTCCCCTGCGGGAAATTTCGAGAGCGCGAATATCCCCAACCGCCTGACGCGCACCGACGATCCCGACGATCCGACGGACGAGACCACACTGAGGAGCTGGCGGGAACACCTGCTCGAGGCACGCAACAAACGCGCGCAGCCTGCCCGCGACGACAAGATCCTGGCCGACTGGAACGGGCTCCTGATCGCGGGCCTTGCGCGGGCGGCTGATCCTGTTTCACGTGAATCGCTCCGTAACATGGCGATCGGCGCGTACCGCTTCATCATGGACCGCATGATCACCGACACCGGCCTCGCCCACGCCTTGCGGGCGGACACAATGGTTGCACCAGGGTTCGCGACCGACCACGCCGCCATGATGCTGGCCGCCCTCGCGCTCGCCGAGACATCCCGCAGTTCGAAGGAGACCAATGGCTATGTCCGAGATGCAGAACGTCTGGCAGCCTTCCTCGACCGGCATTACCGGCACGAAACCGGGGGATACTATCTCACGTCCGACCGCGCCGAGGATCTGATCGTACGACCCTACTCCGCAATGGACGAAGCGACCCCGAACGCCAATGCCATGGTGGCCGAAGCGTGTATCCGTCTGTGGCACCTGACTGGTGATAATAGCCACCGCGACACAGCCGATGCGATCTTTACCTCCTTTGCCGAAGCGATCCCGAAAAACGTCTTCGGCACGGCCGGACTCCTGAACGCACTCGATACACTGGAAAACGGTGTGTTGGCGGTGATCGTCACCGAAACCGGCGCGCGGGACACGGCGTTCGATCAGGCACTCCTCGCGCTTGGCGACCCGGCGATTGTCCGCCGAACGATTTCAGCGGAAGACCGCGCCTTCGCAGACGACCACCCGGCGGCAGGCAAGGAAATGAGGGAAAGCCGGCCGACCCTTTACCTTTGCGCGGAAGGGCGCTGCGGCCCCCCCGTCACCGACTGCAGCGGTTTGGCCGGTCACCTTCGCGATCTGCGCGGGCATTGAAACGCTCGCCCGACAATCGATACAAGACATGCGGGCGCAAGGGGTGATCCTCGGGAACTGCCGGGTGTCCGAAAGCCCCAGTCGTATCCTCCGTCATGCCAAGACGCTTCATCACCCGCCGTGAAGGCGCATTAGGGACGGCGGTGAAGGAGATGATCTCCCGAAGCCGGAGGGTTTCGAATCCGAATCGAAGCCACGCCATCGCTGCCTCCGTGGCATAGCCCTGGCCCCAGGCATAACGTGCGAGCCGCCAGCCGATCTCGAGCGTATCGGGCACCGGAACATCGGGCGCCGGACGGTTCAGCCCGACAAACCCCAGAAACGCACCGCTCGCCTTTTCCTCCACGGGCTGGAAGCAGATCCCGTCGGTTTCCGCCTTTTCCATCGCCCGCAGGATCAGCGCATCGCTTTCCTCCCGGCTGAGCGTCGCGGGGAAATAGCGCATTACACAAGGATCGGCATTAAGGGCGGCAAAAGGCGCGCGATCCGCCTCGCGCCAGGGACGCAGGATCAAGCGGTCGGTTTCCAGTGTTACGCCCGTCATATCGCATGTCTCTTATTGTTGCAGAACCGAATCGACCTGATTCACGTGAAACACAACGCAAAACACCCGCAAGCGACCTGCGGGTGTTCCACGTGAATCCGTCGTCGCGCCGGGCGCGACAATCGCGAACAATCAGGTGTTCATGCTGTCGAAGAAATCGTCATTCGACTTGGTCTGGCGCAGCTTGTCGAGCAGGAATTCAATGGCATCTACCGTGCCCATCGGATTGAGGATCCGGCGCAGAACGAACATCTTCTTGAGCTGAACCGGGTCGACCAGAAGCTCTTCCTTGCGGGTGCCGGAGCGCTGAATGTCGATGGCCGGAAACACGCGCTTGTCGGAGATCTTGCGGTCGAGGATGATCTCGGAATTGCCCGTGCCCTTGAACTCCTCGAAGATCACCTCGTCCATGCGGCTGCCGGTATCGATCAGCGCGGTCGCAATAATCGTCAACGACCCGCCCTCTTCGATGTTTCGCGCCGCACCGAAGAAGCGCTTCGGGCGCTGCAGCGCATTGGCATCGACACCGCCGGTCAACACCTTGCCCGAGGACGGAACAACGGTGTTGTAGGCGCGACCGAGGCGCGTGATCGAATCGAGCAGAATGACGACGTCACGGCCGTGCTCAACGAGACGCTTGGCCTTCTCGATGACCATTTCGGCGACCTGGACGTGACGGACCGCCGGTTCGTCGAACGTGGACGACACAACCTCACCGTTGACGGTGCGCTGCATGTCGGTGACTTCTTCCGGCCGCTCATCGATCAGCAGCACGATAAGATAGCATTCCGGATGGTTGGTGGTGATCGCCTTTGCGATGTTCTGGAGGACCACCGTCTTGCCGGTGCGCGGCGGAGCAGTGATCAGCCCACGCTGGCCCTTGCCGAGCGGTGCGACGAGGTCGATGACCCGGGCCGTGAAGTCCTTGCCGTCGGGCAATTCGACTTCCATCTTCAAACGCTCGTCGGGATAGAGCGGCGTCAGATTGTCGAAATGGACCTTGTGACGAGCCTTGTCCGGATCCTCGAAATTGATCTTGTTGACCTTGAGCAGCGCGAAATAGCGCTCCCCGTCCTTCGGGCTGCGAATCTCCCCCTCGACCGTATCGCCGGTACGCAACGAAAAACGTCGGATCTGAGAGGGGGAAATATAAATATCATCCGGCCCGGGAAGATAATTGGCATCGGGCGACCGCAAGAACCCGAAACCGTCCTGAAGCACCTCGACAACGCCCTCGCCGATAATATCGACGTCCTGGGTAGCCAATTGCTTCAATATTGCGAACATCAGCTCCTGCTTGCGCATGGTGCTTGCGTTCTCGACCGCATGTTCCTCCGCGAAGGCAAGAAGTTCGGTCGGCGTCTTGATCTTGAGATCTGAGAGTTTCATTTCCCGCATGGGCTAGGGAGAGTCTTCTTCTGGAGTGAATGGATGCAAACGATCCGCATGCAGCGACAAGGCAAGTGGATCATACGACAGAAAGGTTGGGGATTCCGTGGGTCAAAAGCCGACTTCTCGAAGCGGCCTGATCTCGCAGCGTGTCCGCAAAAGAACCCTGAGACCATACCCAATGGATTTGAGGTTCCCGGAAACTACATTTTTAATCGACCGAGAGCAAGCGCGATTCCGTACTTCCATCGGATTAAATCCCGGAACTATCAGTCTTACACCAGGAAGACCCTGCGGCAGGTGCGAAACACGACCTCAGAACGGTTTGATCACCACCAAAATGACAATCGCGACCATCAGCAAAGTCGGAACTTCATTGATGAAGCGATAATGACGATGGCTGCGTGTGTTCCGGTCGGCCGCAAACACCTTCACGCAGCGCGCGAGATACCCGTGATATCCGCTCATGACCAGGACCAGCGCCAGCTTGGCGTGAAACCAGCCGTCGCGAAAAAAACCGCCCTCAAAAGCGACCCACAACCCGAACACCCAGGTTGCGATCATCGCCGGCGTCATGATCGCCTTGAGCAGGCGCCGCTCCATGACCTTGAAGGTCTCGCTCTGCTGCGTCCTCGTCTCCGTCTCTGCGTGATAGACGAACAATCGCGGCAAATAGAACAGCGCCGCCATCCAGGCGATCACCGACATGATGTGCAGGGCCTTGAGCCAGAGATACAGCATGCGCTCGTCAGCCTCTGGGATCCGGGGTGGCGCGAACCCGTTCGATCATGCGGCGCACATTGTCCGGATCCGCATCCGGCGTCACGCCATGACCGAGGTTGAACACAAGCGGTCCATCGCCGAGGGTCCTGAGGACCTGATCGACACCGTCGTCGAGCGCCTGGCCGCCCGCGACAAGCCGCATGGGATCGAGGTTTCCCTGCACCGGCACCAGCTTTTGCACGTCCTGCGCCAGGTCGGCCGGAACTGTCCAGTCAAGACCGATCGCATCGACACCCGTCTCTGCGATATAGGTCTTCAGCCGCGCGGCCGACGCCTTTGGGAACCCGATGATCTTGGCATCGGGCACCACCGCCTTCACGCCCTTGACGATCGCCTTTGCCGGCGCGATCGACCAACGCGCGAACCCGGCATCGTCGAGAACGCCCGCCCAGGTATCGAACATCTGCACCGCATCCGCTCCCGCCTCGAACTGACGGATCAGATAACGGATCGATGCCGGAACCAGCTGGTCGATAAAGGACTGCATCAGGTCAGGGTCGCGATAGGCGCCGATACGCGCGGCCGTTTGGTCCGGAGTGGTGTGGCCAGCCACAGAATAGCAGGCGACCGTCCAGGGTGCCCCACAAAACCCGAGAAGCGTCGTTTCGTCTGACAACTCCGCCCTCAGCCGGCGAACCGTCTCGATCACCGGATTGAGATGGTCCTCCGCGCGTCCCTGATCGAGCCTG of Stappia sp. ES.058 contains these proteins:
- the rho gene encoding transcription termination factor Rho, with the translated sequence MREMKLSDLKIKTPTELLAFAEEHAVENASTMRKQELMFAILKQLATQDVDIIGEGVVEVLQDGFGFLRSPDANYLPGPDDIYISPSQIRRFSLRTGDTVEGEIRSPKDGERYFALLKVNKINFEDPDKARHKVHFDNLTPLYPDERLKMEVELPDGKDFTARVIDLVAPLGKGQRGLITAPPRTGKTVVLQNIAKAITTNHPECYLIVLLIDERPEEVTDMQRTVNGEVVSSTFDEPAVRHVQVAEMVIEKAKRLVEHGRDVVILLDSITRLGRAYNTVVPSSGKVLTGGVDANALQRPKRFFGAARNIEEGGSLTIIATALIDTGSRMDEVIFEEFKGTGNSEIILDRKISDKRVFPAIDIQRSGTRKEELLVDPVQLKKMFVLRRILNPMGTVDAIEFLLDKLRQTKSNDDFFDSMNT
- the hemJ gene encoding protoporphyrinogen oxidase HemJ, which gives rise to MLYLWLKALHIMSVIAWMAALFYLPRLFVYHAETETRTQQSETFKVMERRLLKAIMTPAMIATWVFGLWVAFEGGFFRDGWFHAKLALVLVMSGYHGYLARCVKVFAADRNTRSHRHYRFINEVPTLLMVAIVILVVIKPF
- the hemE gene encoding uroporphyrinogen decarboxylase, with amino-acid sequence MSQTSSRRVMRVLEGDRLWPPPVWMMRQAGRYLPEYRAVRSKKVNFLEFCYDTDLATEVTLQPIRRYGFDAAILFSDIFVVPDALGYPVRFEEGRGPVLDPLKSELVDRLDQGRAEDHLNPVIETVRRLRAELSDETTLLGFCGAPWTVACYSVAGHTTPDQTAARIGAYRDPDLMQSFIDQLVPASIRYLIRQFEAGADAVQMFDTWAGVLDDAGFARWSIAPAKAIVKGVKAVVPDAKIIGFPKASAARLKTYIAETGVDAIGLDWTVPADLAQDVQKLVPVQGNLDPMRLVAGGQALDDGVDQVLRTLGDGPLVFNLGHGVTPDADPDNVRRMIERVRATPDPRG